The Lacticaseibacillus pabuli region GCATCGTTCAAAGTCTTGGTAGTGCCTGCATCAACATTAACAGTCGTATTATTAAACGATGGTGCTTTGTCATACGCAGCAACCTTAGCATTCACGTTTGCCTTCCAAGCGTTGTACTGCGCGGTGAGCGGTGAGCTGACATAAGTGTCACCGAGATACTGCCAAATTGCCCACTGTGTAAACATTTCATTTGTATACGTGTGGCTTTGCGCATAGTACCCGTAGTAAGCAATTTCTGAAATATGCTTGTGTTGCGCATCAGTGACTGAGGTAGCAGTAAAGCCCGTATTCAGATTGTTGTTTAACGGCGCACCCAGCTGGACACAAAATAGTACTGTGCCGTTTGCCGAACCGTCGCGCTTACGCCACCAACCGTCTTCAGTGATAGATGTCCCGCTAGCGTTTTTCCATTTAGATGATGTTGCTAAATCGGCGGCGCCTGAATTAATCCAAACCGAAGCTGCATGTGTGGTATGGATGTTGGAGAATCCTAGAGCCGCAATAAACGCGATCAAACCCATAAAAAAAAGCGCCAACGTTTTTAAGCGTGGGCGCTTGCACAAAATGTTGTGCATACAAATTCCTCCTCGTGAGTTGTCGATTTCGAGAGTCAACAATTCCGCGGTTCTTCTCGAATTCTATGCATTCATATCCTCCTTAGCTTACTTCACTGTCAACTGTATCTGCGCGCTGTCACGAACTCCAAGCCTAGTTAGCTGGACCTTGATCAGATGCGCTTGAACAACATAGCGAATCGTCGGGTGTTTATCCTTTGTATATGGGCATGTATATAAGTGTAATTTCCTTGGTTCACCAGCTTCTCCTTGAGCAGTTACCGTCGAGTCAGTTGCCTTCACGGTATACGCTTCATCAGCTCGATATGTGTACTTAGCCTCACGCGTGTAGAGATACACCAAGCCGCCAACGCCTTTCCCGCCCTTGTAATCGTTAGGCCGATATGGCGCTCCATCATGAATCACATAGCCAGATGATGCCCTTAGTTTGAATAGATTGCTAAACCAAACTCCCGAAATATAGCTAGAATGGCCCGCAATAACAAAATTATTGTTCACATCGCCACTGCCATAGACCCCATAGTTTAATCCACTCGGCATCGAATAAACTGGCTGATAGATTCCGACGGTAGGTATACTAACGACAGTTTCCGGTTGTTTGTGGTCCATTGAACCTGTGGTAGTCACAGCTTTCCTAAATTTTTTTGCTGTAGTTTCGGCTTGATGTGAGTCGATTACTTCTTGCACTGTTGATCCCGAAGCCAGCCAAAGGCCACCAAGAGTACCAACCACACATATGACCAGTGTCACCCACGTCCTCCAGCGATGTTGCTTCATCTTTCCATGGCGAGCGATTACTTCCACCTCCAAACAAAAAAGACGACCAGAAGAATTCCTAGTCGCCAACATTCATGCAATATGCATGCTAAATAAGTATCTAATTAATCACCGAGAGTGGTCGGTTCCCATGACCATTCCATCGAACCATCGCTCATATACACCGAAAATACGTGCCCCGCACCATACGTGTTGCTCGCCATTACTGCCGCAACTTCAGCAGAGCGTGCCGCTTCAAACGTCTTAAAAAGTCCACCCGAACCAACTCGTTCCGTAGCATGAACTGGTGTCGGTGGTGCTATGGATTTGGTGTTTATCGTAGTTGACGAGGAACTGGCCGTTGACTTCGCAACCGATGCGGTGTGATCACTCGTACTCGAAACAGCAGGTGATATCTTAGCCGATGAACTCACGACCGGATTCTGCTTCGGTGTTGTAGTCTTTACCGATGTCGCCGCATGCCCAGAAGAATTAGCGCTACCCGCTTTGCTTGCAGAAACCCTTAGCTGATTCTTCGCGGTATCTCCCGCTTTAGAAGATTCTTCAGCACTGGTAGAATGCTTGGTTGCAACAACCTTTTCGGGAGCACTATTAGCTTTGGGCTTCGATTTATCCGACGTTTTTGATCCACTACTAGTCGCCGATTCGTCTTTGTCACGATCAGCACTCGTCTTAGATTCATCACTACTTTTCTTGCTTGAACCAGCCTTATCTTTATCAGCAGTATAAGCGCTTGACGTTTGACGCTTTGAAGGTGCTGTTACTTGGGATTGAGTTTGACTGGACTTCGCCCTTTCTGATCCACAACCAGCAAGCGACAATATCGAAACACTGGTCAGCAATATGGTGAATGTGCCCGTAATTTTCTTTGTCATCATCCTCATCCTCTCCGTCCATTTATCACTCCCGCTTTAACAATTAAAGAATACGCCTGACCTGACCGCGTGTCACGCAGGCGCAATCCCTTGTGCCACATCGGATTAGCCAATCTGTGGATAACTTTTTCGGCCTTACCACCACTAATTCAGGTGATAAACGTCGCCAAAAGGAGTCGAACCTTTCCTTGCTGAGAACCTCAGCGTCACCGGAAGCAACATGACTGACCTTGATTTGTGGTCAAGGTCAGCGACGACAACAGGGGGGACTGTAATCATCAAGATTGAGCTGGGGCAAGCTCTAAAAACTACCAGCATCACTGCTGGTATGCTGCCGAAGGGAATCGAACCCTCCCGCACACCATGGGCAACACGCCATCATTATTATCATGATGATGACAGGATTGGAGGAGTACGACTCTGCGCGATCGTTTTCCGCCGATCAATCTGGAGTCTGTTTAATTGCGCATGCTAAAAGTAAACTCATAGGGTCCTGCTAACGGATCACATCTCAGCTAAATGCCACGCAATGATTCCTGACGTAAGTGCGCATGCAATTTTTGCTTTTTCACCGCTGAGAGGCGTTAGTATCCGTTCACGATGCTCATGCTGATCATCTTGAAGCAAATGCACCAACATCTGATTTGCCTGTTCAAGAGTGACTTTAACCTGCGATTTTTGCAGTTCACCAAGTACCGAAAAGTAAACATGATGCGTCGCAGTCAACCAAAATGGATCACTAAAGTCACTAGCCTCAATGTTAGAGAGTGACCCAAGCATCGTTTTTGCTAAATCATCAAATTCAAAAATTCCATCTATGACTTCGTTCTGTGCATCCTGCATTTTTATTGCTTCTCCTTGCTTATCCCATTTGTCTTTGTGGATGAATCCAAATCAATTGTGACGGTAGCAAGTATTATCGTTCCAACGAAGACAATACCAACCACAAACATTCCCGACAACCACGACGTGTGACAAAAGATAAACAACACGTTATTCATCCAAAACAACGTATCATCGAGAATTACCCCAAAGACTGTTAGGTTAATTAAGCGCTGAATTATCGCTTCACGCATGTTGTCGCCCCCGTCCTTGAGCTTTATGGGTCACAAAACCACGTCGAATCAACATTGCTTCACATTCGATCAATCGACGAATCAATTCTGATGATGCTTCGCCTGTTGATTGACAGATCAATTTAATTTCAGTAGCAGTGGCTGGCGTCAACGTGAATTGACGACGAAACTTATCTTTCCCAACAACCATTGTGGACCTCCTAAACATTATCATGCAATTCCTGTGTGGTGATATCACCAAATTGATATATCAGTAAATGGTGACGTCACTTAATCCATCAGGTATATGGCAGCAGGGAATCGAACCCCGCTCTGCCGAAAATATCGGCGATCCTACGACCATACTGACATTTATTAGCGATACATATTCTTCCAACGCGCAAGTCCTGTTTATCTTTACTACAGGAAGATAGACGGCATTCGGTTAGCCGACGACCTAGGGAGTACCATCACCTCTTGTCCCAATACGCTCGAAAGTGATGGTCAACTAAGGCAATAGTTCCCTTGTTTAATGTGCCATACTGCTTCCCGTTCAGGCTTCTAGCACTGCCTATGCGTTGGTCTATACTTTTGGCAGCAACCGCGGCGGTATGGCGCGTGGCGGGCTAGGTTTTGTGCTATTCAAGTGTCAAAGAACAATCCTGGTGCGCGACCTGGGTCGTACACTCACGACTACCATCAACTCAATAAAGTTAATGGCACCCGTGACATGAGAGTTTGAAATAGTCTCAACTTGTCAAATTCAACATAATCTGGCCGAGATCAACGACTGCGGCTAGAAAACAGCTTAGCAACTGCTTTACGCAAAGCGAGGTAGTCAGGGTCATCATCTGGCGCCTTGACTATTGAGCCGTATCGGGCCTCTAACACCCACAACTTTGCTTCCCATTCTGGAACATTCCGATGTGGATTAAGATTAACCGCCATCTTCAACACCTCACTTAGGGACAAATTCAACTCGATCAAGGCGATCATCGGATCGACGCCGTCTAGCAATAATTCGCCGATGACCGTCAAGAACGATCCTTGCTCTACGATAAACTTCACTCAATGACACGACGGCTATCTCATGAGTTTCAGGAAATGCTTGTAATGTGAAGTACCCGTTGTCATTGTTGATCCACATTCGACCTGCGCCGTCTTCAACAAATATTCCTAGTTGCATCATGTCCATCATCGAAAATCTGGATACGCGGCGTTCGTGATATTTCCGCCGATCAAATCGTCTAGTGTTCATCGCTACCTCCTTTTGCACAATATCTACTCGTCGGGCACTAGCCCAGCTGACATCTAATGCGGGGGAAAGCTTCACGTCACTATCGTAGATATATATGTATTGGCAGTTTGCATATTTAACGGCTAATGATTTCCACCGTTTAGGTACAGATCCAAATCAAAAGCTTGAATCATAATGAATACCAATAATCGCAGACTTTGATATTCGTCTTCATCCAAATATGTTCGTCCATACCTCGCATTATTTTTAATAAGCGGGTCAAATTTTTTCATCAGTTGCGTCATCGCTGCTGGATCGCCTGACTGAGCTTTTCGAATTATGGGAACGAGGTTTCGTGTCTGGCTCATTAGCGAATTCCTCCATTGAAATCATCTTGATAGACTTTCAACAGCTTTTTATATACACGTTGCCGCAGTTTGCTAATTGCCGAGCGACTACTTCCTAACAATTTCCCGATTTCTGAATCTGTCATGGTCTCCACGATTTTGCAATAAACGATAAGCTTCTCTTTGTCATTTAGTCGTGCGATTGCGTCTGATAACCGATCGTTCACAACGTATTCTTCAAGATGCGAAATTTGATTGATTGGAATAGTTTCAAGTAAACGCGCAGGATCGGGAAGCTGTAAACGATCCATCAATTGCAGTTCCATCGGGTAAATCGGCATCATTTTGGCTTGCTTATCTCGCTTTCGGTACGAATCAATGCGCGCATGACGCACACCACTCGCAATAAACTGAACAAATATCCTTGAAACATCTATCTCAGTTTTCATAACAGTCCTCCTGTAGTTGTTCTTTCCCCCTTCAACAATTACAGTCGAAAAAAATGACAAATATGGGACACTCAATTCCAAAATATTTATATTTCGGTCACTCAACACACATAAAGATGCAATCATTAGATAACAAAAAAACAGCCCCGTTGAAAAAAATCAACGGCGCTGTCACATTATCTTCGAAAATTTCGACTGTACATAATAAAGAACTACGAACAAATCACACAGTTTGTAAACGAGGAGATTCTATCCATGGGAACAATACATCAAAACACGCTATCAATCGTCTTATCAGATGAGCAACTCACTGAACTTCGCGGAGAAATTTACCAAATGATCCTGACTGAAACCAAGCATGTACGTGCCGATATGCTAATCAACGTTCGCTATCTGTCAAAAAAAGAAACATGCGAATATTTAGGAATTGCATACAATACGCTGACTGTTTGGATTGAAATGGGACTTCCCCAGATTGTCGTAGGTGGAACGATTCGTCTAGATCGAGTTGAAATTGATAAATGGATGCACAAGATGTCCGAACAACAGCGTATCTAGCCGTTATCAGAGCGTGTCAAATAATCTTCAGTACTTATCCACAGTTTATCCACAAGTGAAATTCGCCAATAATGCAAGTTCAAGCAGTAGATGGTATGATGACCTCGTAGTTTTCTTACGTTC contains the following coding sequences:
- a CDS encoding sortase translates to MTLVICVVGTLGGLWLASGSTVQEVIDSHQAETTAKKFRKAVTTTGSMDHKQPETVVSIPTVGIYQPVYSMPSGLNYGVYGSGDVNNNFVIAGHSSYISGVWFSNLFKLRASSGYVIHDGAPYRPNDYKGGKGVGGLVYLYTREAKYTYRADEAYTVKATDSTVTAQGEAGEPRKLHLYTCPYTKDKHPTIRYVVQAHLIKVQLTRLGVRDSAQIQLTVK
- a CDS encoding sigma-70 family RNA polymerase sigma factor, coding for MKTEIDVSRIFVQFIASGVRHARIDSYRKRDKQAKMMPIYPMELQLMDRLQLPDPARLLETIPINQISHLEEYVVNDRLSDAIARLNDKEKLIVYCKIVETMTDSEIGKLLGSSRSAISKLRQRVYKKLLKVYQDDFNGGIR
- a CDS encoding helix-turn-helix domain-containing protein, translated to MGTIHQNTLSIVLSDEQLTELRGEIYQMILTETKHVRADMLINVRYLSKKETCEYLGIAYNTLTVWIEMGLPQIVVGGTIRLDRVEIDKWMHKMSEQQRI
- a CDS encoding helix-turn-helix domain-containing protein; amino-acid sequence: MSQTRNLVPIIRKAQSGDPAAMTQLMKKFDPLIKNNARYGRTYLDEDEYQSLRLLVFIMIQAFDLDLYLNGGNH